A segment of the Poseidonibacter antarcticus genome:
ATGTGAAAGTAATAAATGCAACTTGTCCTTTTGTAACAACACCACAACAAATAGTTAAAAAAATGTCAAAAGAAGAGTATTCTATTCTTATATTTGGTGATGCAGATCATCCTGAAGTTAAAGGTGTTCAATCTTATGGAGAAGACCAAGAGGATGTTCATATTGTATTAGAACCATCTGATCTAGAAAACATAGAATTCAAATATTCAAAAATTGCAACAGTTGCACAAACAACTAAAAAGAAAGAAAAATATTTAGAAATTGTAAACTCATTAATATTAAAAAAGAAAGAAGTTAGAGTTTTTAATACCATTTGTGATGCAACTTTTGAGAACCAAGATGCAGCAAGAGAACTATCAAATCAAGTTGATGTAATGGTAGTAATTGGTGGAAAAAATTCTTCAAATACAAAACAATTACATTCTATCTGTAAAGAGAATTGTGAAGATTCATACTTAATTGAAAATGAAGAAGAGATCAATAAAGAATGGTTTACAAATAAAAAATTATGTGGTATAACTGCGGGTGCCTCGACTCCAGATTGGATTATTCAACAGGTAGTTAACACTATAGAAAAAGTATGATTAAATAATTTAAGTATTCTTTTTGTATAATCGTGAACTAAATAAAACGGATAATATGAAGGAATAAAATGGGTATCGATGATATTGATTTAGGCGAAGATTTTAATTTTGAGCAAATGCTTAACGAATCTTTTGAGAACGCTGAGAACAACTCTGTAGTAGATGGTGTAATTGTAGAAATTTCTGGTGACAGAGTTTTAGTTGACGTTGGTCAAAAAGTTGAAGGTCAGATTTATATATCTGAAATCACAACTAATGGTGAAGTAAAATTCAAAGAGGGTGATACAATCCCTGTAATGTTAATGGGAAGTAGAGGGGAAAGACCTAATATTTCACATAAAAAAGTTCTTCAAAAAGAAAAATTTGACGCATTTGTTAAATTACATGGTGAAGATATTGAAAATGTAACAATTGAAGGTAAAATCATTTCTGTTAAACCAAGAGGTGGATTTATAATTGAAGATGAAGATGGTTGTGAATATTTCATGCCTATGGCTCAATCTTACTTAAAAGCAATTGGTGCTGTTGGTAAAAAAGTTAAAGCTAAAGTTTTAAAAGTAAACGAAGCACAAAATTCAATTATAGTTTCTAGAAAGAAATTAATTGAAGAAGGTAAAGCTCTTAAAGATTCTAGAGTTGCTGCTATCTTAGAAAAAAATGAACCAGTTAATGGTATCATTAAAAAAATCACTTCTTATGGAATGTTTGTAGATTTAGATGGAATTGACGGTTTAGTTAATTACAATGAAATATCTTACAAAGGTCCTGTAAATCCTGCTAACTATTACAATGAAGGTGACGAAGTTACTGTAGTTGTATTATCATATGATAAAGCAAAACAACATTTATCATTATCAATTAAAGCTGCGCTTTCTAACCCTTGGGAAGAAATTAAAGATGAATTAGATGTAGGTGATACAATTACTGTTACTGTTTCTAACTTTGAATCTTACGGTGCGTTTGTTGATTTAGGAAATGATATAGAAGGTTTATTACATATTTCTGAAATTTCATGGAATAAAAATGTAAAAAATCCAAAAGAATTATTAACTTTAAATGAAGAAATTAATGTTGAAGTAATTGAATTAAATGTTGATGCAAAAAGATTAAGAGTATCTTTAAAAAATTTACAAGAAAAACCTTTCGCAAAATTCACAAAAGAACATAAAGTAGGTGAAATAATCACTGGTAAAATAGCTACATTAACTGACTTTGGTGCATTTGTTACTATTGGTGATGTTGATGGATTATTACATAATGAAGAAGCTTCATGGGAAACTAATGCAAAATGTAAAGCCTTATTCAAAAAAGGTGATGAAGTAGAAGTTAAAATTATCAAAATTGATAGAGAAAAAGAAAATATTTCATTATCAGTAAAAGAAATTGCTGATTCTCCTGCTAAAAAATTCCAAGAAACTCATAAAGTTGGTGATATAGTTAAAGGAATTGTTAAAGATGCAAAAGATTTCGGTGTATTTATTAAATTAGAAGATAATTTAGATGGATTAATCAGAAATGAAGATGTTGAACCATTAGTAATTGAAGAAATTAAAAGTGGCGATGAAATTGAAGCTGTAATTGTAAATATTGATACTAAAAGAAATAGAGTTAGATTATCAGTTAAAAGATTAGAGCAACAACAAGAAAGAGAAGTTCTTAAAGCAGTTAATGACACTTCATCTATGACTTTAGGCGATTTATTAAAAGATCAAATTAAATAATATATAGGATTAGTTTAAATGAATAAATACACAATCGTAGTTTGTGACCATATACATGAAGACGGATTAAATATTTTAAAAAATACTGAAGATGTTAATTATGTATATGCAGCAGATATTGATAAAAATGAACTTTTAAATGTAATTAAAGATGCAGATGTAGCAATTACTAGATCATCAACTACTGTTGATGAAAAGTTTTTAAATGCAGCTGTTAATCTAAAAGCGATTATTAGAGCTGGTGTTGGATATGATAATGTTGATATGGAAGGTTGTAGCAAAAGAGGAATCATTGCTATGAACGTTCCAACAGCGAATACAATCGCAGCAGTTGAATTAACAATGGCCCATATGTTATCTTGTATGAGAAAGTTTCCGTATGCACACAATCAACTTAAAAATGAAAGAATTTGGAAAAGAGAAGATTGGTATGGAAATGAACTTTTTGGTAAAAAATTAGGTGTTATTGGTTTTGGTAACATTGGACATAGAGTTGCATTAAGAGCTAAATCATTTGAAATGGATGTAGTAACATACGATCCATATATTCCTTCAACAAAAGCAACTGATTTAGATGTTAAATATACAACAAATTTTCAAGATATTTTAGATTGTGATATTATCACAATTCATACTCCAAAAAATCAAGAAACTATAAATATAATTGGTGAAGAAGAAATTGCTAAAATGAAAGATGGCGTAATTTTAATTAATTGTGCTAGAGGTGGATTATATAATGAAGAAGCATTAGTTAATAACCTTAAATCTGGAAAAATCGCAATGGCTGGAATTGATGTATTTATTAAAGAACCAGCAATAAATCACCCATTATTAGATTTACAAAATGTTACTGTAACTGCACACTTAGGTGCTAATACAAAAGAATCTCAAAAACAAATTGCTATTCAAGCTGCTCAAAATGCAATTGAATCTGCAAGAGGAAGTGCATATCCAAATGCATTAAATTTACCAATAGATGAAAGTAAAATTCCATCATTTGTAAAACCATATATTGAGTTAACTCAAAAAATGGCTTTTCTTTGTGCTCAAATTGATAAATCTGCAATTAGATCTATTACAGTATCAGCACAAGGTGAAATTTCTGAATATTTAGATTCTTTAAACACTTTTGCAACAGTTGGAGCACTTAAAATTTCATCAGGTGATGAAGTTAATTATGTTAATGCAAAATTCTGGGCAGAAGACAAAGGTATTAAAATTGATTCTGCTGAAATATCAAATAATACAAGTGGTTATAGTAATAAAGTAACAGTAAAACTTACAACTGAAAAAGGTACAATTGCAATTTCTGGAACAGTTTTTGATGAAAATGTTCAAAGAATTGTAGGTATTAATAACTTTGTATTTGATATTGAGCCTAAAGGGAAAATGGTTATTATGAGAAATAATGATATTCCTGGTGTTATTGGAGAAGTTGGAAAACTTCTTGGTGATAAAAATATAAATATTGCAGACTTTAGATTATCAAGAGGGAAAGACGGTGCTTTAGCTGTTATTCTTGTTGATGAAAAAGTTTGCACAGAAACATTAAAAGAACTTAACAGTTTAGAAGCAGCAATATCTGTTTCATACGCTGAAATTTAAGGAGAGCTTATGGCTTTAGGAATGAGTGATTTAAAAAAAGGTTTAAAAATTGAAGTGGATGGTATTCCATATAAGATTACAGACTATGCACATGTTAAACCTGGAAAAGGTGCTGCATTCGTAAGATGTAAGATTAAAAACTTTTTAAATGCAAAAACAATTGAAAAAACATTTCATGCAGGTGATAAATTTGAAACTCCAGATTTAGAACAAAAAACTATGCAGTTTTTATATGATGATGGTGAGATGTTACAATTTATGGACACAAATACATATGAACAAATTGGTTTAACTTACGAACAAGTTGGTGATGCTGAAAAATGGATTATTGATGGAATGAATGTTGATATGATGTTCTTCAAAGGTGAAGCAATTACTGTTGAGCCTCCTGCAACTGTAGAGATGACAATTGTAGAAACTCCACCTAATTTTAAAGGTGATTCACAAGGTGGTAAAAAACCAGCAACTTTAGAATGTGGTGCTATTGTTCAAATACCTTTTCACTTAGTAGAGGGTGACATTATTAAATGTGATACTAAAACTGGTGAATATATTGAGAAAGTAAAATAAAAAGAATAAGCTTTATCGTAGAAATACTGCGATATAGCTTTATTTTCTTCAGTCACTTACATTTGTAAGCTCCCTCATCAAATAAAACTCTATCTTGATTTCAACAATAAATCTTAACCTTTTAGCACTTTAAGTAACCCTAATCTTTTCTTTTTAAAAAAACTAATTTTTCTTCACCAATATAATTTTCATGAACTATCTTAAAATCAATATCTAACTCATTTAAAGCATTAATACCTTTTCTAATTTTTGGACTTATTATTAGCACAATATAATCTAATCTTTCTTTTAAAATATCTAATAAATTATATGTTCCTTCAACCATAATAAACTTGTAATCTAAAAGTTTAAATAAATCATCACTTATAATTACCTTACGATTAGGAACATGGAATAAAGGTATTTTGTTATCAAATATTTTATTCTTACTATATATCATAATGTCAGGAGCATTTCCTGCTATATATCTAGCATCAAGAGTTGGTTTGTCACTTCGTACAGTATTTCCACCTATAAGCATTAAATCAACTTTATCTCTTAAGCTATGAACATATGCTTTTGAATGATTAGATGAGATAGAACCATCAATACAACCATTTAATGTTTGAGCCATTTTGTAAAATATAAATGTTCCACTATTCCACTTTATAAATGGATATAAAAGCTCATAAGCTTCTTTTCTTAAACAACCTAACTCTAGCTCAATATTATTAGATAATATAGTCTCACAGCCTCCTGAAGCCACTTTATTTAAATCTTCATGAGCCACTATAACTTTTTTAGGTTTTAGTTCTTTTATTAAATTTGCACATGAAGGAGTTTTACCAATATGATTACATGGTTCTAAAGTTACATATATAGTACAATCATTAAAAAAACCATTGTGATTTTTTATTAAATACTCATGTATTTTAAAAGAATCAGAAATTGTTTTTAATAAATCATTAGGATAATATTTTAAAAATGCAGCTTTAAGTGCATTAACTTCCGCATGAGGCATTCCTGATTCTTTATGAGCTTCAATTGATAATATTTCACCCTCACCTTTTGTAACTACACATCCAACTGCAGGATTAGGATAAGTAAGAAATTGATATTTCCAAGCTTCATCTATAGCTAATTTCATAAAAAATTCATTATTAATTTTCATTTTTCTTCTTTATATCGTATTTTTTTGTAAAAAAAAAGGAAGTTGAATATCAACTTCCTTTTTTTAATTTATTATTATTTTATTACCATTTAAAATAAGTAGATGCAGATAAAATAGAACCATATTCTAATTCTTCTTTACCAAATTCTGTTTCAATAGTAATTTTATTATTGTCAGCACTTAAAAGTTTACCTTTAAAAACATCTGTTGCGATATCTTTAACTTTAACATTTTCACCAACTGAAGATATAAAATGATGCTTAGTTTTAAGTCGTCTTTCAATTCCAGGAGAACTAACTTCCAATTTATATTTACCACCAAGTGGTTCATCTAAATCTAAAATAGGAGATATCATTCTTGAAACTTCTGCACATTTATCTAAATTAACACCATCTTTTGAAGTAATACTTACTCTATAAATATTATCATCATGTTCTCTTGCAGTAGTAATATCATAAAGTTCAACACCTAAACTTTCAACTGCTAATTTTATCGATTCTTCTAAATTCATTCTTTATCACTTTTTGATTTATTAATTTGAGCGAATAATGCTTCAATATTTCTTGATTTTTCTAAAGAAGTATCATTAACAAACTTAAAATCTGGACATTTATACCAGCCTGTACTTGCTAGTATATGAGATTTCAATCTTCCATTTGCTTTATTTAATAAAGAAACAATTTGATTTATTTCTTTTTTCTCAAAATCTGAACCATCAAAATAAACTAATGCATCATATTTACCATTTTTACAGTTTACACCTGTAATTGCTAAAGAGTTAATTCGCCCATCAGATAAATCTGATAGAGCTTCTGGAATTAACTCCATTAATAAAGATTCTGTTCTTTGTAAATTAACACTTTTCATAATTAGTCGTCAATCGAAACTTTTTCTTCAATTTGAATAAATGTTTCAATGAAATCTCCAACTTGAATATCATTAAATTTATCAAACATAATACCACACTCATAACCATTAGCAACTTCTTTAGCATCATCTTTAAATCTTTTTAATGATGAAATTTTACCTGTATAAGTAACAATACCATCTCTAATGATTCTAGCATGACCACCTCTGATTACTTTACCATCTGTTACTAAACATCCAGCAACTGTTCCAACTTTTGGAACAACGAATGTATCTCTAACTTCAGCTTGACCTGTATTTTCTTCACGAATCACTGCACTCATCATACCAGATAATGCATCTTTAACATCATCAATTAAATCGTAGATAATTGTATATGTATTAATAGTAACACCATCAGCTTTAGCTTTTTGTTTAACACTTCCTGTAGGTCTTACATTAAATCCTAAGATAATACAACCCTCAGATGCATTTGCTAATACTAAATCAGATTCAGTAATTCCACCAACTGCTGCGTGAAGAACTTTAACTTTTACTTCTTCATTTGCAATTTTTTCTAATGAACCTTTAATAGCTTCTAATGAACCACCAACATCTGTTTTAATAATTACAGGAAGTTGTTTGATTTTACCTTCTGCTATTAATCCACTCATCTCTTCTAATGAAACTTTAGTAGATTTTGAAAGCTCTTTTGCACGTGCATGTTCTGCTCTAGTGTTTGCAATTTCTTTAGCTTCTTTATCAGAATCTTGTGCAACCATAACAGAACCAGAAACTGGAACTTCATGTAATCCTAAAACATTACCTGTTTCAGAAAGTCCTAATTCTTTTACTGGTTTACCCATATCATTAGTAATTGCTTTTACTCTACCGTAAGTAGTATCACAAACAATATTATCACCAACTCTTAATGTACCATTTTGAACAATAATAGTAGCAACTGGACCTCTACCTTTTTCTAATAATGATTCAACAACTGCACCTTTAGCTTTTGCATCTGGGTCAGCTTTAAGTTCAAGTATTTCAGATTGAATTAAAATGTTTTCTAATAAATCATCAACCCCCATACCTGTTTTTGCAGAAATACCAATAAATTCAACATCTCCACCCCAATCAACTGGAGTCATTTCTCTCTCAGCCATTTGAGCTTTTACCATATCCATATTTGCACTTTCTTTATCCATTTTGTTAACTGCAACAATAATTGGACAACCAGATGCTTTAGCATGAGCTATAACTTCTTCAGTTTGTGGTTTAACACCATCATCAGCAGCAACAACTATGATAATAATATCAGTAATATCAGCACCTCTTGATCTCATTTCAGAGAAAGCAGCATGCCCTGGAGTATCAACAAAAGTAATTTTTTGACCATTTTGGTCAATTGTATATGCAGAAATATGTTGAGTAATTCCACCAGCTTCACCAGAAGCTACTTTTGCAGATCTAATTTTGTCTAATAATGAAGTTTTACCATGATCAACGTGTCCCATAATAGTAACAACAGGAGGTCTTGTTACAAAATGAGATTCATCGATATCTTCTTCAAGATAATCTTCAACATAATTAACATCTTCTAATGCATCTTTAACAGTAACTTCAATACCAAACTCTTCACCTAAGATTTCTAATTCATCTTGTTTTAAGAAGTCATTTTTAGTTACAAGCATTCCTAAACCAAATAATACAGAAATTACATCAGATGCTGTTTTTCCACAAGCTTCTGCAAATTCATATACTCTAACATCTTCAGGAATTGTAACTTCATTAATTTCAATTTCTTCTTCTGTTCTTTTAAATCTTTTCTTTCTTTTACCTCTTTTTAAACCTTGAGGTCTATTTCCAAAAGCAGCAGGTCTTGAAGATCTAGATTGTTTATTTTGATTATGAGGTTTTGTTTCTTCTAATAATTTTGATTTATCTGCTAAACCTAAATCAAGTAAGAATACTTCTTCACCTAATAAAGAATCAGTTGAACTTGAAGAGAAACCATCTGAAGCTCCGTTTCTATTAACATCTAATTTTCTACCATGATCTTGAGCTCTTACTGTAGTTTTCTTTTTATCTTTTTTAGATTTAGTTTTAAAATCTGTATTATCTTTTTTATCATCATTGTTATTACCTAAAATTTCACTTAATGATTTCATTTGTTTTTTAGGTGCACCAGCAAGAGGAGAATTAAATTCTACTTTTTTCTCTTCAATTCTTGGTTTTTTCTTTTTAACAATTTTAAGTCCTCTTCTTTTAGGAATTATTTTCTTAATTACTGGGGCATCACTCTTATCTTCTGTTTTTTTAGCATCTTCTTTTTTTTCTTCAGATACTTTTTTAACTTCTTCGACTTTTTCTATTGGAGATGATGTAGTATCAACAGCATTAGGTTTAGATATTGCATCAGCTTTTTTAGCAGTTACATTCTTTTCTTCTACTTTCTCTTCTACTTTTAGAGTTGGTTCTTCTTCTTTTTTCTCTTCTATT
Coding sequences within it:
- the infB gene encoding translation initiation factor IF-2 yields the protein MSDKVRVYEIAEEAGASSSDVIAKAKDLKIELKSPQSAVSIEDAEEITNYIMTGKSAKLPVKVKKTVVKKVIEEKKEEEPTLKVEEKVEEKNVTAKKADAISKPNAVDTTSSPIEKVEEVKKVSEEKKEDAKKTEDKSDAPVIKKIIPKRRGLKIVKKKKPRIEEKKVEFNSPLAGAPKKQMKSLSEILGNNNDDKKDNTDFKTKSKKDKKKTTVRAQDHGRKLDVNRNGASDGFSSSSTDSLLGEEVFLLDLGLADKSKLLEETKPHNQNKQSRSSRPAAFGNRPQGLKRGKRKKRFKRTEEEIEINEVTIPEDVRVYEFAEACGKTASDVISVLFGLGMLVTKNDFLKQDELEILGEEFGIEVTVKDALEDVNYVEDYLEEDIDESHFVTRPPVVTIMGHVDHGKTSLLDKIRSAKVASGEAGGITQHISAYTIDQNGQKITFVDTPGHAAFSEMRSRGADITDIIIIVVAADDGVKPQTEEVIAHAKASGCPIIVAVNKMDKESANMDMVKAQMAEREMTPVDWGGDVEFIGISAKTGMGVDDLLENILIQSEILELKADPDAKAKGAVVESLLEKGRGPVATIIVQNGTLRVGDNIVCDTTYGRVKAITNDMGKPVKELGLSETGNVLGLHEVPVSGSVMVAQDSDKEAKEIANTRAEHARAKELSKSTKVSLEEMSGLIAEGKIKQLPVIIKTDVGGSLEAIKGSLEKIANEEVKVKVLHAAVGGITESDLVLANASEGCIILGFNVRPTGSVKQKAKADGVTINTYTIIYDLIDDVKDALSGMMSAVIREENTGQAEVRDTFVVPKVGTVAGCLVTDGKVIRGGHARIIRDGIVTYTGKISSLKRFKDDAKEVANGYECGIMFDKFNDIQVGDFIETFIQIEEKVSIDD
- the rbfA gene encoding 30S ribosome-binding factor RbfA is translated as MKSVNLQRTESLLMELIPEALSDLSDGRINSLAITGVNCKNGKYDALVYFDGSDFEKKEINQIVSLLNKANGRLKSHILASTGWYKCPDFKFVNDTSLEKSRNIEALFAQINKSKSDKE
- a CDS encoding 30S ribosomal protein S1, whose product is MGIDDIDLGEDFNFEQMLNESFENAENNSVVDGVIVEISGDRVLVDVGQKVEGQIYISEITTNGEVKFKEGDTIPVMLMGSRGERPNISHKKVLQKEKFDAFVKLHGEDIENVTIEGKIISVKPRGGFIIEDEDGCEYFMPMAQSYLKAIGAVGKKVKAKVLKVNEAQNSIIVSRKKLIEEGKALKDSRVAAILEKNEPVNGIIKKITSYGMFVDLDGIDGLVNYNEISYKGPVNPANYYNEGDEVTVVVLSYDKAKQHLSLSIKAALSNPWEEIKDELDVGDTITVTVSNFESYGAFVDLGNDIEGLLHISEISWNKNVKNPKELLTLNEEINVEVIELNVDAKRLRVSLKNLQEKPFAKFTKEHKVGEIITGKIATLTDFGAFVTIGDVDGLLHNEEASWETNAKCKALFKKGDEVEVKIIKIDREKENISLSVKEIADSPAKKFQETHKVGDIVKGIVKDAKDFGVFIKLEDNLDGLIRNEDVEPLVIEEIKSGDEIEAVIVNIDTKRNRVRLSVKRLEQQQEREVLKAVNDTSSMTLGDLLKDQIK
- the efp gene encoding elongation factor P, with the protein product MALGMSDLKKGLKIEVDGIPYKITDYAHVKPGKGAAFVRCKIKNFLNAKTIEKTFHAGDKFETPDLEQKTMQFLYDDGEMLQFMDTNTYEQIGLTYEQVGDAEKWIIDGMNVDMMFFKGEAITVEPPATVEMTIVETPPNFKGDSQGGKKPATLECGAIVQIPFHLVEGDIIKCDTKTGEYIEKVK
- a CDS encoding 4-hydroxy-3-methylbut-2-enyl diphosphate reductase, giving the protein MKVKLASNYGFCFGVKRAIKIAESYENSSTMGPLIHNQDEINRLRNDFNVGLYENLEDIKDNDTVIIRTHGIPKNDLKNLRKQNVKVINATCPFVTTPQQIVKKMSKEEYSILIFGDADHPEVKGVQSYGEDQEDVHIVLEPSDLENIEFKYSKIATVAQTTKKKEKYLEIVNSLILKKKEVRVFNTICDATFENQDAARELSNQVDVMVVIGGKNSSNTKQLHSICKENCEDSYLIENEEEINKEWFTNKKLCGITAGASTPDWIIQQVVNTIEKV
- the ribD gene encoding bifunctional diaminohydroxyphosphoribosylaminopyrimidine deaminase/5-amino-6-(5-phosphoribosylamino)uracil reductase RibD, translated to MKINNEFFMKLAIDEAWKYQFLTYPNPAVGCVVTKGEGEILSIEAHKESGMPHAEVNALKAAFLKYYPNDLLKTISDSFKIHEYLIKNHNGFFNDCTIYVTLEPCNHIGKTPSCANLIKELKPKKVIVAHEDLNKVASGGCETILSNNIELELGCLRKEAYELLYPFIKWNSGTFIFYKMAQTLNGCIDGSISSNHSKAYVHSLRDKVDLMLIGGNTVRSDKPTLDARYIAGNAPDIMIYSKNKIFDNKIPLFHVPNRKVIISDDLFKLLDYKFIMVEGTYNLLDILKERLDYIVLIISPKIRKGINALNELDIDFKIVHENYIGEEKLVFLKRKD
- the rimP gene encoding ribosome maturation factor RimP, producing MNLEESIKLAVESLGVELYDITTAREHDDNIYRVSITSKDGVNLDKCAEVSRMISPILDLDEPLGGKYKLEVSSPGIERRLKTKHHFISSVGENVKVKDIATDVFKGKLLSADNNKITIETEFGKEELEYGSILSASTYFKW
- the serA gene encoding phosphoglycerate dehydrogenase; its protein translation is MNKYTIVVCDHIHEDGLNILKNTEDVNYVYAADIDKNELLNVIKDADVAITRSSTTVDEKFLNAAVNLKAIIRAGVGYDNVDMEGCSKRGIIAMNVPTANTIAAVELTMAHMLSCMRKFPYAHNQLKNERIWKREDWYGNELFGKKLGVIGFGNIGHRVALRAKSFEMDVVTYDPYIPSTKATDLDVKYTTNFQDILDCDIITIHTPKNQETINIIGEEEIAKMKDGVILINCARGGLYNEEALVNNLKSGKIAMAGIDVFIKEPAINHPLLDLQNVTVTAHLGANTKESQKQIAIQAAQNAIESARGSAYPNALNLPIDESKIPSFVKPYIELTQKMAFLCAQIDKSAIRSITVSAQGEISEYLDSLNTFATVGALKISSGDEVNYVNAKFWAEDKGIKIDSAEISNNTSGYSNKVTVKLTTEKGTIAISGTVFDENVQRIVGINNFVFDIEPKGKMVIMRNNDIPGVIGEVGKLLGDKNINIADFRLSRGKDGALAVILVDEKVCTETLKELNSLEAAISVSYAEI